The DNA region GGCCGCAGGCCTGGACAACGGGCATGTCGCGCACGGTGACGGCATCGACCATGTACTGGCCCATGCCGGGATAGACGAAGACCACTTCGACCACGACGACGCCGACGACGAGATAGGCGAGGTTGAGGGCGACGACGTTGACGATCGGGGCAATCGCGTTCGGTGCGGCATGTTTGACGATGGCCCGGAGCGCGGAGAGGCCCTTCAGTTCGGCGGTTTCCATATAGGCCGACGACATGACCGAGAGAATTGCGGCGCGGGTCATGCGCATCATGTGGGCAAGCACCACGAGCACGAGTGTCGCCGTCGGCAGCGCCATGGCCTTCAGCCGTTCGGCGATGGTCATGCCGTCATGTACGGTCGAGGGGAAGGTCGCGATGTTGAAGTTGATCGCGAAGACCAGGATCAGCAAATAGCCGATGAAGAATTCCGGCAGCGAGATCGCCGCAAGCGAGATCACGTTGATGATGCGATCGGGCATGCGGTTGCGAAAATGCACGGCGAGCATGCCGAGGCCGACCGCGAGCGGCACGGAAATCGCGGCGGCGAGTGCTGCCAGCGACAGGGAATTGCCGAGCCGCTTTCCGATCTGTTCGGTGACGGAGTTCCGGCTCGCCCAGGAGGTGCCGAAATCGCCCTGGATTGCGCCGCCGAGCCATTCGAAATAACGGGTGACGATGGGCCGGTCGAGGCCGAGATCGGCGCGGATATTGGCGACCGCCTGCGGCGTGGCCGACTGGCCGAGATAGGTGGTGGCAAAGTCGCCGGGAAGGGCCTCGACGCCGCCATAGATGAGCACCGAAACCGCGAGCAGCAGGACGAGGCTCAGCACCAGACGCTGCGCCACCAGGACGGCCAGCGGGAACCGCTGGTAGAGAGAAAGGGCCGGTATGTCACCGGTATCGGTCGATTGGGTCATGCGTTTTGAGCCGCCATCCAGAAAAACGGGTATGGCCCGCGAACCTCATGTCCGCGGGCCGATGACCGGAGCAGTACGTCAGACGACTGCTCGTTTCGGGCAATCAGGCTTCCAGCCAGACGCGGGTCGCGACATAGCCGTTCGACATGTCGTTGCCGATGTCGTGAACATAGCCCTTCACGCTCTTCTGCGCCGCGTTCACGAAGTCGTTGAACATCGGCAGGATCAGGCCGCCCTCGTCGCGCACCATCATCGCCATCTCGCGATACATGTCCTTGCGCTTGCCTTCATCGAGTTCGGCGCGCGCCTGAAGCAGGATCTTGTCGAAGTCGGGACGCAAGAAACGGGTGTCGTTCCAGTCGGCGGTCGAAAGGTAAGCCGTGGAATACATCTGGTCCTGGGTCGGGCGACCGCCCCAATAGGACGTGGAGAAGGGCTGGACATTCCAGACATTCGACCAGTAGCCGTCACCCGGCTCGCGCTTCACTTCGATCTCGATACCGGCCTTCTGGGCGCTGCCCTGGTAGAGAACGGCGGCGTCGACAGCCCCCGGGAAGGCGACTTCCGACGTGCGCAGCAGGACCGGACCGGAGTGACCCGACTTCTTGTAGTGGAAGGCGGCCTTGTCCGGATCGTAGGTGCGCTGCTCGATGCCCTCGGGGAAGAGCGCATAGGTGCTGTTGATCGGGAAGTCGTTGCCGACCTTGCCGTAACCGCCGAGCACGGTCTCGACCATGGCTTCGCGGTCCATGGCATATTTCAGCGCAAGGCGAAGATCGTTGTTGTCGAACGGCGCGGTGTTGCAATGCATGATGAAGACATAGTGGCCGCGACCGGAGGTCGAGAGGATCTCGACATTCGGCGAGCGCTTCAGCATGCCGACGGTCTTCGGATCGACGCGGTTGATGTAGTGGACCTGACCGGAGGCGAGCGCCGCGATACGGGCGGTCGCATCGTTCATGCCGATGATCTCGATCGTGTCGACATAGCCGCGGTCCGAACGCCAGTCATTGGGGTTCTTTTCAAGCGTTGCGCGCACGCCGGCTTCGAAGCTGGTCAGCTTGTAGGGGCCGGTGCCGATCGAGGCGAGCGGGTCGTCGTAACCGCCGTTCGGCTGGATGACGAGGTGGTAGTCGGTGAGAAGCAGCGGCAGGTCGGCATTGCCTTCGGTCAAGACGAGAACGAGCTTGTCGCCATCCTTCTTGATCTCCTTGATCGACTTCATCACGCCGAGCGCGCCGGATTCGGACTTCTCGTCGGTGTGGCGCTTCAGGGTGGCGACGACGTCGTCGATGGTCAGTTCCTTGCCGTTATGGAACTGCACGCCCTTGCGGATGGTGAAGGTCCAGGTCGCGGCATCGGCGGACGGTTCCCAGCTTTCGGCGAGCGCCGGGACCGCTGCACCCGTCAGCGGATCGCTTTCGACCAGCATGTCGCCCCAGCAGCGGCCGACGCAGAACATGAACTGCGACAGGAATTTCGCCGGGTCCTTGCTGTCGGTGGCCGAGCCGCCTTCGAGGCCGAGCTTCAGGTTGCCGCCGCGCTTCGGCTCCTGCGCCGAGGCGCTGGTGGCGTAGAGCGAGCTGGCGGCCGTGAGCGTCAGGCCGGCGGCCATGGCGCGGCCCATGAACTCGCGTCGGCTGAGTGCGGCTCGGCTCAGGCTCGAAAGAAATTTATCGTTGCTCATCGTCTGTTCCCTTGTTCTGGTTGGTTATGCGTCCGGCATTTTTCCGTGACGGTGGCGATCGTACGGTTGCGCAATCGGGCCGACCGCCAGGGCCCTCACGCGGCTGCTTGAAACTATCTTCCTTTCCATACCGGCTGGCGCTTCTCGGCGAAGGCGCGTGCGCCCTCTAACTGGTCTTCGCTGCCGTAAAGCACGTCTACCGTCCGGTATTGCCGTTTGGTGATCTTGTTCATCGTCGTCTGGAAATCCCGCCCCTCCGCATCGCGCACGATCTCCTTGATTGCGGCATAGACCAGTGGGGGGCCGCTTTCGAGTAGGCGTGCCAGCGCCCAGGCGCGGTCCATCAGCGTGTCTGCCGGCAGGATCTCGTTGACGAAGCCCCAGCGATGCGCCTCCTCGGCGTTCAGCCAGCGCCCGGTCAGGAGCATGTCCATGGCGATGTGATAGGGAATGCGCTTCGGCAGCTTGATCGAGGCGGCGTCGGCAACCGTGCCCGAGCGGATTTCCGGCAGCGCGAAGGTGGCATGGTCGGCGGCGAGAATGAGATCGGCTGATAGCGCAATCTCCAGACCGCCGCCGCAACAGATGCCGTTGATTGCGGCGATCACGGGTTTGTTGAGATCGCGCAGTTCCTGCAGCCCGCCGAAGCCGCCGACGCCGTAGTCTCCGTCGACCGCATCACCCTCGGCTGCCGCCTTCAGGTCCCAGCCTGGGCAGAAGAATTTCGTGCCGGCACCGGTGATGATGGCAACCCGCAGGCTGGCGTCGTCGCGGAAGTTTGCGAAGATTTCGCCCATGATCCGGCTGGTGGCGAGATCAACGGCATTGGCCTTGGGACGATCAATCGTCACCTCCAGGATGCCGTTTTCGCGGCGGGTGCGGATAGGGTCGGTCACGCGTTCAACTCCTTGTCCGGATGAAGGCATCGACGGCGATGACGCCTTCACCTTCCGGCAGCACCAGAACCGGATTAAGGTCCAGTTCTTCCAGTCTCGTTGCGTTGTCTGCGACATAATCTGCGACAGAGGCGACGAGTTGTACCAATGCATTGATATCGCCTGCCGGCCCGCCGCGATAGCCTTTGATGAGAGCGGAGACCTTCAGGCTTGCAATTGCCGCGCGAATGTCGGCATCGGTGGTAGGCAGAAGCAAAATCGTGCTGTCGTTGATCAGATCGACGAGCACGCCGCCAGCGCCAAGCGTCATCACCGGTCCGACGAAGGGGTCGCGAAACGCGCCGACGATCAGCTCTGCCACGGGTTTTTGGGCCATTTTTTCAACGAGAAAACGCTCGGTGATGGCTGCCATGGCCGTCGCCGCCGCGAGGACTTCGGAGGCGCTTCTGATGTTGAGGCGCACCGCGCCGACATCACTCTTGTGCGCGATGCCAATGCCCTTGACGGCCACCGGATAGCCGAGCCGATCTGCCACGGAAACCGCCTGCTCCGGATTGCGGGCGATCAGACCATAGGGGACCGTAACGCCATAGGCGGCGAGCAAGGGTTTCGCGCGGTCTTCGAAGAGAGACGTGACATCCGTCTCGACGACAGGGGAGCACGAGAGGCAGGCCGGGGCCGGCCTGCTCCAGGCGACGTGTATAGAATGCGCGATATCGATCGCGGCCAGCGCCTCATCAATGCCGCAGAAGGGCACGACGCCCTCGGTAACCAGACGCGTCGCGACGGCTTCCGGCATGGTCTCGCCAAGGGTGGCCACCACGCCGGTGGCAGCACCGGTCCGACGCTTTGCGTCGATGACCGCCTCAATGGTCGTCGTCCAGTCGCTGACATCGCAGCGGTCGGCCCGAGGAAAATCGAGGACGATGAGATTGATGCCGTAGTCACCGCCCATGACGGCCGAAAACGCCTCGGCCTGCCGTGCCCGATTGCCCCATACAAAGGTGTGGTAGTCGAGCGGATTGGAGAGCGTCACCATGGTGCCAAGCGTTTCGCGCAGCGCCGGCAGTTGTTCCGCTGGGAGATCGGGAAATTCGACCGACCTGCCAACGCCGGCATCCGCCATCAGCGAGGCCTCTCCCCCGGAACAGCTCATCGAGGATACGGTGTCGGCGGCAAGCGGCCCGCAGACATGCAGGAGCTTCAATGTCTCCAGCATCTCGGGCAGCGAATGGACCCGCCCGATGCCGAGACGCTTGAGCAGTGCTGAGGAGACGCGATCATTGCCGGCAAGCGAGGCTGTGTGGGAGAGCGCCGCGCGCTGGGCGGCGATGGATTTGCCGACCTTCAGCGCGACGACCGGCTTGCCGAGCGCACGAGCACGGCTTGCGAGCGTTTGCAAGGCCTCTAGATCGTCGAAGCTTTCGACATGAAGGGCAACCGCAGTCACCCGCTGGTCCTCCAGGGCGGCGGTCGCGAGCGCCGACAGGCCCGTCTGGGCCTGATTGCCTGCGGTCATCAAATAGGCAATCGGCAGACCTCGGGCCTGCATCGTGATGTTGAGCGCGATGTTGGATGACTGGGTGAGGATGGCTACACCCCGGTCGACATGGACCATGCCGTGCTGGTCGGGCCAGAGCAGGGCATCGTCCAGCATGTTGATGAAGCCGTAGCAATTGGGGCCGAGCATGGCCATGTCGCCGGCGGCTGCCACCAGTTCCGCCTGAAGCGCCGGACCATCGGCCAGTTCGGTCACGGCTTCGGCAAAACCCGAGGCATAGCAAATGGCACCGCCGGCACCACGCTGGGAGAGCTCGCGCAGGATCTCTACCGTGAGCACGCGATTGACGCCGATGAAGGCGGCATCCGGTGCGCCTGGAAGATCGGCGACCGACCGATAGCACCGATGGCCGTGTACCGTCTCGCGCGTGGGGTGCACCGGCCAGATTTTGCCGCGATAGCCCGCCCTGTCGCACTGTTCCACCACCCGTGCCGCTTCCTTGCCGCCAAAGACGGCGATGGTTTCAGGACGGATCAGGCGGGCGAGCGGCGAGCGGGCTTCAGTCGTCATCCAAGCCCCCTGCCGAGCCACCGGCCGGTGAGGAAATCGCCGAGACGTATCGCCTGGAGCGGCGCGAGCAGACCCTGGACTTCAGGAAGCAGCGATGTCGTCAGGGCGGCTTGCTCCCCTGGCCACAGGCCCTGATACGGGTCCTGTGGCCTTCCGGGGGAGGAGACGGATGGAGCGGTGATCGGGTGAGAGGGTCCGTGCGCCATGATCACGCTCCAAACGGCCGCAGCAGGTCGCGGCTGATGATGTGGCGCTGGATTTCCGAGGTGCCGTCCCAGATCCGCTCCACGCGTGCGTCGCGCCAGAAGCGCGCCAGCGGCAGGTCGTCCATCAGGCCCATGCCGCCATGGATCTGGATTGCCTCGTCGGTGACGCGGGAGAGCATTTCCGAGGCGTATAGCTTGGCCGACGCGATCTCGCGATTGGCCGGAAGGCCCTGGTCAAGACGCCAGGCGGCGGCAAGCGTCAGATAGTCCGCCGCATCGATCTCGGTGATCATGTCGGCGAGCTTGAAGGAAACACCCTGGTTGGCGCCGATTGGCTTGCCGAACTGGTGCCGCTCGGCGGCGTAGGGAACCGCAAGGTCGAAGACCCGCCGGGCGCGGCCGACGCAGCTCGCAGCGACGGTCAGGCGTGTGCCGTAGAGCCAGGCATTGGCGAGTTCGAATCCCTTGTGCAGCTCGCCGAGGATCTGGGCCGAGGGTAGGCGACAATCGTCGAAATCGAGGATGCAGTTCTTGTAGCCGCGATGGGACACGGAGGAATAGCCGTCACGGATGGTGAATCCGGGCGTGCCGCGATCGACGAGGAAGCAGGTGATCAGCTTCTTCACGCCCTTCGGCGTTTCCTCTTCACCGGTGGCGACGAAGACGATGACGAAATCGGCGATATTGGCATGGCTGATGAAATGTTTGGTGCCGTTGATCACCCAGTCGTCGCCGTCGGGGCGGGCCGTGCAGCTCATGCCGCGCAGGTCCGAGCCGGCGCCGGGCTCGGTCATGGCGAGCGCGTCGAACTTGTCGCCGCGCGTGGCCGGCAGCAGATAGCGTTCGCGCTGGTCGTCGTTGCAGCCCATCAGAATGCCGGAGGGCCGGCCGAAAAACACGGTGAGCGCCATGGAGGCCCGGCCGAGTTCGCGTTCCACCAGCGTGAAGGTCTGGTGGTCGAGCCCGCCACCGCCGACCTCTTCGGGCATGTTGCAGGCGAAGAAGCCGAGCTGCTTCACCTTGGCCGCGATGTCCCAGCCCATCTCAGGCGGGACGAAACCTTGTCTCTCGACCTGGTCCTCAAGAGGATAGAGTTCGCTCTCCACGAAGCCGCGGACCGTTTCCACGATCATCTGCTGCTCTGCGGTGAGGGCGAAATCCATGCCTTATCCTCCTGCCTTCGGTCCTGGCTGCTGCATGTGGCTACCTCTTCTGTCCCACATGCCGACCGGCGCCACCGGGCACCGGCAGCGAAGCGTGACCGGCGATCAGAGGTTCGAGTTTGGCGAGGATCTCCGGAAGTGGCGGCACGGTTTTGCCTTCCGCCGTGGACACATGCAGCATCAGGTGTTCGCAGGTCGCCACGACGGCATTGTCGGCAGCGCGCCGCAGCCAGAAGAAGCTGTGCAGCTTCTTCCCATCCGACGGCAGCAGTTGCAGCTCGACATAGAGCGCATCACCCAGCTTGCACTCGTCGAGCAGCCGCACATGATTTTCGACGGTATAATAGCTGTGACCGGCCGAGACGTAATCCATGTCGACGCCGATCAGCCGCAGCAGCGCGTCCGAACTGTCGGCAAAGCACTGGCTGTAGCGGTATTCGGTCATGTGGCCGTTGTAGTCGACCCAGGAGGGATGCACACGGAAGTCCGCAAGCTTGATTGGCTTCGTGACATCAGCGGCAGCGGGCGCCGGTGCGGCCGACCAGAGATGCTGCTCGAACTCGGACAAAAGCTTGCCCGCACCCCAGCCACGACCGGCATCGCCGGCCTTCAAGGCCTGCATGATGCCCACGAGGTTCTGGTCGCGGATGCGCTCGAGATCGCGGATGCCGCGCGCGCCCGACTGGGCGTCTGACTGGCCGGCGATCTTGTCGACGAGTTCGTCGTTGAGATCGACCACGTCGGTGAGCTTGGTCCAGGGCCAGGCGAGGCAGGGGCCGAACTGGGCGAGGAAATGCCGCATGCCGGCTTCGCCGCCGGCGATGCGATAGGTCTCGAACAGGCCCATCTGCGCCCAGCGCATGCCGAAGGAATAGCGAATCACGTCATCGAGGGTCTCGGTGTCGCAGATGTCGTCGTTGATCAGCCAGAGCGCCTCGCGCCACAGCGCTTCCAGCAACCGGTCGCCGACGAAACCTTCGATCTCCTTGTTGAGGATGACGCCCTTCATGCCGATCGGTGCGAGTTTCGCCTTGGCATCTTCCAGGACGGCGCGGCTGGTCTTTTCACCGCCGACGAGTTCGGCGAGCGGCAGGAGATAGACCGGGTTATAGGGATGCGCGACGAACATGCGCTCGGGATGTTTCATGTCGCGCTGCAGATCGGTCGGCAGGATTCCGGAAGTCGAGGAGCCGATCAGGGCTTGCGGGTCGGCTGCCGCATCGATCTGGGTGATGACGCCGCGCTTGAGATCGACGCGCTCCGGCACGCTTTCCTGGATCCAGTCGGCGCCGGCGACTGCTTCCTCGAGCGAGGCCGCGTAGGTGAGTTTCCCTTTGGGGGGCAGCGGCGCCATGGTCAACATTTCATAGGCGCGTTCGGCATTGGCCATGACCTCACCGATGATGCGCTCGGCCTCCGGATGCGGATCGAAGATCGTCGTGTCGATGCCGGCCAGCACGAAACGCGCCGCCCAGGCTCCGCCGATCACACCGCCGCCGATACAGGCCGCCTTCTGGATTTTGCTCATCACGTTCTCGTCCGCATGTCTGTTTGTTCTGTGACCCTCCCCCGAAACTATCAGGGACGGGCGGGGCATCAGCGCTTGGTGAGCTTCAACTTCTTGCGCACCTCGTCCGGCCCGATGATCCGGGCGCCCATGCCCTCGATCACGGTCACGGCCTTTTCGACGAGCTGGGCATTGGTGGCGAGCAGGCCCTTGCCGGCATAGAGATTGTCTTCGAGCCCGACGCGCACATTGCCGCCGGCAAGCACTGATGCCGCCGGATAGGCCATGGCATTGCGGCCGATCGAGAAGGCCGAGAAGGTCCAGTTGGCCGGCACGTTGTTGACCATCGCCATGAAGGTGTTGAGGTCGTCGGGTGCACCCCAGGGAATGCCCATGCAGAGCTGGATGAGAACAGGATCCTCGATCAGGCCTTCCTCGACCAGCTGCTTGGCGAACCACAGATGGCCAGTGTCGAAGGCTTCGATCTCGGGGCGCACGCCGAGATCCGTCATCAGCTTTGCCATGGCCCGCAGCATCGACGGCGTGTTGGTCATGACGTAATCGCCGAGCGAGAAATTCATCGTGCCGCAATCGAGTGTGCAGATTTCCGGCAGGCATTCGGCGACATGGGACACGCGTTCGGTGGCGCCGGCCATGTCGGTGCCCACGGGGTTGAGCGGCAGCGGCTGTTCGACATTGCCGAAAATCAGGTCCCCGCCCATGCCGGCGGTCAGGTTCAGGACGACGTCGACATCGGCCGAGCGGATGCGGTCGGTCACTTCCTTGTAGAGATCGTTGCGGCGGCTGGCGGCACCCGTTTCCGGATCGCGGACATGGCAATGCACGACGGCGGCACCGGCCTTGGCGGCATCGATGGCGGACTCGGCGATCTGCTTGGGAGTGATCGGCACATGCGGCGATTTCGAGGTGGTGTCTCCGGCGCCGGTGACGGCGCAAGTGATGAAGACATCCCGGTTCATGGTCAAAGGCACGGATTATTCTCCCTCGTTCGTTGGACCTATTACGAGACAGAATGCCGCAGCATGCTTTGCAGAATTGGACAACTTCTATACACTATCGGCAATATCGCGAGATCCGTGCCGCATGTCCGATTCCAGTTCCACCACCACGCTCGACCTCCTCGTCGTACCCGACACCAATCTGATTCTGGTCGCCTCGGTCATTGAGCCCTTGCGCCTGGCAAATAGGGTGAGCGGGCTGGAGCTGTATTGCTGGCGGATCCTCAGTCCCGACGGACGGGCAATCGAGACCAAGAGCCATATCCCGATCCCGGTGGACGGTGCCTTCCAACCCGGCAGCGAGGAAGATCCACTCTTCGTCCTGTCGAGCCACAACTGGAAGCGCCATGCCACGTCGGATTTAAAGCGCCTGCTGGCGAAGTCGGCCCGGCATCGCAGCCTCGTGGCCGGCATCGAATCCGGTGCCTGGCTGCTGGCCGACAGCGCGCTCCTCGACAATTTTTCCGCCACGCTGCACTGGGAAGATTATGACGATTTCGCTGCCGCCTATCCGCAGGTGAAGACGGTGCGCGAGCGCTTCGTCATTGACGGCAAGCGCATCACCACCGGCGGCTCGCTTCCGACGCTCGATCTGATGCTGGAACTGATCCGCCGCCGTCACGGCTATTCGCTGGCGCTCGAAGTGTCACGGCAGTTCATCTACGAGCAGGGCGGCGTAAGCCCTGGGGCCACCGCCATGCCCTCCACCGGCAGCATCCGGCTTGCCGATCCCCGCGTCAGCCAGGCGATGCGGGTGATGGAGGAGCATCTGGAACAGCCGCTGCCGCTGGTCCGGCTGGCGCGCCGCATCGGCATCAGCGAAAGACGGCTGCAGACCCTGTTCATCGAGGCGATCGGCGCCCCGCCACATATCCATTACCTGGCGCTGCGGCTGAACGCCGCCCGCCGCAAGGTGATCGAAACCCGCACCCCCTTCGCCGACATCGCCGCCGCCACCGGCTTCAACTCGGCGTCCGCCTTTTCGCGTAGCTATAGGGCCCATTTTCGCGAGAGCCCGTCGGATACGCGGCGGAGGTTGAAGGGGTATGGGGCGGGGGCGTGAGGGGGTAATAGTTCAGAAAGAAACCGATTTTTTTTGGTGAGAGACTAGTACTTGCCATCGTGAAAAGTCGCCCAGACTTAGTCCGTGCGACTTTCCTGTTCCATCAGTCTGTGGCGCATTAGTGGGCTCAGTTGCGGCGACCCGGCTTAGGCTGACCCGCCCCTCCAGTATGCCCGCCCGCGCCCCCACCTGTCTGCGGCGTGGGTTTGCCGGGCTGAGTTCCACGGTACATAGACTGCAAAGCTGGCATATCACTCTCTCCCTTGCAATGATGGGGGGGGGGGGCTGCAATTTCAGGATGTATTGGGGTGATTTACGCGTCAATGCGCGAAGCTGGCGACGTTGTCGATCTGGTATATGGATGTTGGGGTCCGATAGGCCGGACTAAAGCTTC from Rhizobium glycinendophyticum includes:
- a CDS encoding ABC transporter permease, which codes for MTQSTDTGDIPALSLYQRFPLAVLVAQRLVLSLVLLLAVSVLIYGGVEALPGDFATTYLGQSATPQAVANIRADLGLDRPIVTRYFEWLGGAIQGDFGTSWASRNSVTEQIGKRLGNSLSLAALAAAISVPLAVGLGMLAVHFRNRMPDRIINVISLAAISLPEFFIGYLLILVFAINFNIATFPSTVHDGMTIAERLKAMALPTATLVLVVLAHMMRMTRAAILSVMSSAYMETAELKGLSALRAIVKHAAPNAIAPIVNVVALNLAYLVVGVVVVEVVFVYPGMGQYMVDAVTVRDMPVVQACGLIFAAVYIFLNMLADIIAIVANPRLRHPR
- a CDS encoding ABC transporter substrate-binding protein → MSNDKFLSSLSRAALSRREFMGRAMAAGLTLTAASSLYATSASAQEPKRGGNLKLGLEGGSATDSKDPAKFLSQFMFCVGRCWGDMLVESDPLTGAAVPALAESWEPSADAATWTFTIRKGVQFHNGKELTIDDVVATLKRHTDEKSESGALGVMKSIKEIKKDGDKLVLVLTEGNADLPLLLTDYHLVIQPNGGYDDPLASIGTGPYKLTSFEAGVRATLEKNPNDWRSDRGYVDTIEIIGMNDATARIAALASGQVHYINRVDPKTVGMLKRSPNVEILSTSGRGHYVFIMHCNTAPFDNNDLRLALKYAMDREAMVETVLGGYGKVGNDFPINSTYALFPEGIEQRTYDPDKAAFHYKKSGHSGPVLLRTSEVAFPGAVDAAVLYQGSAQKAGIEIEVKREPGDGYWSNVWNVQPFSTSYWGGRPTQDQMYSTAYLSTADWNDTRFLRPDFDKILLQARAELDEGKRKDMYREMAMMVRDEGGLILPMFNDFVNAAQKSVKGYVHDIGNDMSNGYVATRVWLEA
- a CDS encoding carnitinyl-CoA dehydratase encodes the protein MTDPIRTRRENGILEVTIDRPKANAVDLATSRIMGEIFANFRDDASLRVAIITGAGTKFFCPGWDLKAAAEGDAVDGDYGVGGFGGLQELRDLNKPVIAAINGICCGGGLEIALSADLILAADHATFALPEIRSGTVADAASIKLPKRIPYHIAMDMLLTGRWLNAEEAHRWGFVNEILPADTLMDRAWALARLLESGPPLVYAAIKEIVRDAEGRDFQTTMNKITKRQYRTVDVLYGSEDQLEGARAFAEKRQPVWKGR
- a CDS encoding acetate--CoA ligase family protein is translated as MTTEARSPLARLIRPETIAVFGGKEAARVVEQCDRAGYRGKIWPVHPTRETVHGHRCYRSVADLPGAPDAAFIGVNRVLTVEILRELSQRGAGGAICYASGFAEAVTELADGPALQAELVAAAGDMAMLGPNCYGFINMLDDALLWPDQHGMVHVDRGVAILTQSSNIALNITMQARGLPIAYLMTAGNQAQTGLSALATAALEDQRVTAVALHVESFDDLEALQTLASRARALGKPVVALKVGKSIAAQRAALSHTASLAGNDRVSSALLKRLGIGRVHSLPEMLETLKLLHVCGPLAADTVSSMSCSGGEASLMADAGVGRSVEFPDLPAEQLPALRETLGTMVTLSNPLDYHTFVWGNRARQAEAFSAVMGGDYGINLIVLDFPRADRCDVSDWTTTIEAVIDAKRRTGAATGVVATLGETMPEAVATRLVTEGVVPFCGIDEALAAIDIAHSIHVAWSRPAPACLSCSPVVETDVTSLFEDRAKPLLAAYGVTVPYGLIARNPEQAVSVADRLGYPVAVKGIGIAHKSDVGAVRLNIRSASEVLAAATAMAAITERFLVEKMAQKPVAELIVGAFRDPFVGPVMTLGAGGVLVDLINDSTILLLPTTDADIRAAIASLKVSALIKGYRGGPAGDINALVQLVASVADYVADNATRLEELDLNPVLVLPEGEGVIAVDAFIRTRS
- a CDS encoding acyl-CoA dehydrogenase family protein; translated protein: MDFALTAEQQMIVETVRGFVESELYPLEDQVERQGFVPPEMGWDIAAKVKQLGFFACNMPEEVGGGGLDHQTFTLVERELGRASMALTVFFGRPSGILMGCNDDQRERYLLPATRGDKFDALAMTEPGAGSDLRGMSCTARPDGDDWVINGTKHFISHANIADFVIVFVATGEEETPKGVKKLITCFLVDRGTPGFTIRDGYSSVSHRGYKNCILDFDDCRLPSAQILGELHKGFELANAWLYGTRLTVAASCVGRARRVFDLAVPYAAERHQFGKPIGANQGVSFKLADMITEIDAADYLTLAAAWRLDQGLPANREIASAKLYASEMLSRVTDEAIQIHGGMGLMDDLPLARFWRDARVERIWDGTSEIQRHIISRDLLRPFGA
- a CDS encoding carnitine 3-dehydrogenase is translated as MSKIQKAACIGGGVIGGAWAARFVLAGIDTTIFDPHPEAERIIGEVMANAERAYEMLTMAPLPPKGKLTYAASLEEAVAGADWIQESVPERVDLKRGVITQIDAAADPQALIGSSTSGILPTDLQRDMKHPERMFVAHPYNPVYLLPLAELVGGEKTSRAVLEDAKAKLAPIGMKGVILNKEIEGFVGDRLLEALWREALWLINDDICDTETLDDVIRYSFGMRWAQMGLFETYRIAGGEAGMRHFLAQFGPCLAWPWTKLTDVVDLNDELVDKIAGQSDAQSGARGIRDLERIRDQNLVGIMQALKAGDAGRGWGAGKLLSEFEQHLWSAAPAPAAADVTKPIKLADFRVHPSWVDYNGHMTEYRYSQCFADSSDALLRLIGVDMDYVSAGHSYYTVENHVRLLDECKLGDALYVELQLLPSDGKKLHSFFWLRRAADNAVVATCEHLMLHVSTAEGKTVPPLPEILAKLEPLIAGHASLPVPGGAGRHVGQKR
- a CDS encoding 3-keto-5-aminohexanoate cleavage protein, with product MPLTMNRDVFITCAVTGAGDTTSKSPHVPITPKQIAESAIDAAKAGAAVVHCHVRDPETGAASRRNDLYKEVTDRIRSADVDVVLNLTAGMGGDLIFGNVEQPLPLNPVGTDMAGATERVSHVAECLPEICTLDCGTMNFSLGDYVMTNTPSMLRAMAKLMTDLGVRPEIEAFDTGHLWFAKQLVEEGLIEDPVLIQLCMGIPWGAPDDLNTFMAMVNNVPANWTFSAFSIGRNAMAYPAASVLAGGNVRVGLEDNLYAGKGLLATNAQLVEKAVTVIEGMGARIIGPDEVRKKLKLTKR
- a CDS encoding GlxA family transcriptional regulator, encoding MSDSSSTTTLDLLVVPDTNLILVASVIEPLRLANRVSGLELYCWRILSPDGRAIETKSHIPIPVDGAFQPGSEEDPLFVLSSHNWKRHATSDLKRLLAKSARHRSLVAGIESGAWLLADSALLDNFSATLHWEDYDDFAAAYPQVKTVRERFVIDGKRITTGGSLPTLDLMLELIRRRHGYSLALEVSRQFIYEQGGVSPGATAMPSTGSIRLADPRVSQAMRVMEEHLEQPLPLVRLARRIGISERRLQTLFIEAIGAPPHIHYLALRLNAARRKVIETRTPFADIAAATGFNSASAFSRSYRAHFRESPSDTRRRLKGYGAGA